From Salinibacterium sp. ZJ450, one genomic window encodes:
- a CDS encoding SRPBCC family protein: MSGSSRGSAGRALALIAIPIIAGAAYVKYFRPKQVRWGSEDAEVSAVLPGDELVRQPKMTTTRAVTIRATPAEVWPWLVQMGYGRAGFYSYDQSEKIAGVDPARSRKILPEFQQLNVGDVIPWGENNEGIPVRMLEPNSVLSLGGTMDASTGKFVSATAARPERPIDVSWTFVLKPVGETSTRLLTRTRVAYDSPLIGAAVHAMLEPGQYMMERKMLLGIKERAEAHPVRSDATS, from the coding sequence ATGAGTGGTTCATCCAGAGGCTCGGCAGGGAGGGCGCTCGCCCTTATCGCGATCCCAATCATCGCGGGCGCTGCCTATGTGAAGTATTTCCGACCCAAGCAGGTGCGGTGGGGGAGCGAGGACGCGGAAGTGTCGGCCGTTCTGCCCGGCGATGAGTTGGTTCGGCAGCCGAAGATGACCACGACGCGGGCCGTCACGATCCGCGCGACACCGGCCGAGGTGTGGCCGTGGCTCGTGCAGATGGGTTACGGCCGAGCGGGCTTCTACTCGTATGACCAGAGCGAGAAAATCGCCGGAGTTGACCCCGCGCGGTCGCGCAAGATCCTGCCGGAGTTCCAGCAGCTGAATGTCGGTGACGTGATCCCCTGGGGCGAGAACAACGAGGGCATTCCGGTGCGGATGCTGGAACCCAACTCTGTGCTGTCGCTCGGCGGCACGATGGACGCGTCCACTGGCAAGTTCGTCAGCGCAACCGCCGCGCGCCCGGAACGCCCCATCGACGTGTCGTGGACCTTCGTGCTGAAGCCGGTGGGCGAGACATCCACGCGGCTGCTCACTCGCACCCGCGTCGCCTACGACTCCCCGCTGATCGGCGCCGCGGTGCACGCGATGCTCGAACCGGGCCAGTACATGATGGAACGCAAGATGCTGCTGGGAATCAAGGAGCGCGCCGAGGCGCACCCGGTGCGATCGGATGCCACCAGCTAG
- a CDS encoding GMC family oxidoreductase, with protein MVKQATEYDYIVVGAGSAGAIVATRLSEDPKKSVLLLEAGPADRSMWSRIPLGFAKILFNKKYMWFDHQTEPEPHLNNKRYALPHGKLVGGSSAINGLVHVRGVPLDYSTWESQGAKGWGYHDVLPYFKKSERDHRGAGKFHGDDGPLGIELARWQNPLADTFFDATSRSLGVPKNNDFNGADTEGTGYWDLASWNGKRSSTSLNYIHPNRKRPNLTVLTGALTTKVEFDGTTATGVIYERDGQTVRASAKREVILSAGALQTPQLLQISGVGPAGLLREHGIDLVHDLPGVGENLMDHVQVGRKYTTSSEWTLNQKAGNIIKQGLTGIGYFAGKRNGPLTIGASLGGAYLKTQPGAEAPDLHLHFLPFMPAEAGWGLAKFSGFRIGMYQNRPLSRGTMHITSADPKVSPAFLFNHLSEEEDVRTIMAGMKIATQIVDAMPSNLDIKEIAPGPVGDTDEGLLNYIRTTADTGFHYSGTARMGTDAMAVVDPELRVRGVNGLRVIDASVMPTIVSGNINAAVIMIGEKGADLVKAG; from the coding sequence GTGGTAAAGCAAGCAACTGAGTACGACTACATCGTCGTCGGAGCCGGATCGGCGGGCGCGATCGTCGCGACCCGCCTGAGCGAGGATCCCAAGAAATCCGTCCTCTTACTGGAGGCCGGCCCCGCAGACCGCAGCATGTGGTCGCGCATCCCGCTGGGCTTTGCCAAGATCCTCTTCAACAAGAAGTACATGTGGTTCGACCACCAGACCGAGCCTGAGCCGCACCTCAACAACAAGCGGTACGCACTGCCGCACGGCAAGCTGGTCGGCGGCTCTAGCGCCATCAACGGCCTCGTGCACGTCCGCGGCGTCCCCCTGGACTACAGCACCTGGGAATCCCAGGGCGCCAAGGGGTGGGGCTACCACGACGTGCTTCCGTACTTCAAGAAGTCCGAGCGCGACCACCGAGGCGCCGGCAAGTTCCACGGCGACGACGGCCCCCTCGGCATCGAGCTCGCCCGGTGGCAGAACCCGCTCGCGGACACGTTCTTCGACGCGACATCCCGCAGCCTCGGGGTTCCGAAGAACAACGACTTCAACGGCGCCGATACCGAGGGCACCGGCTACTGGGACCTGGCCTCCTGGAACGGCAAGCGCTCCTCGACATCCCTGAACTACATCCACCCGAACCGCAAGCGCCCCAATCTCACTGTGCTCACCGGCGCGCTGACGACCAAGGTGGAGTTCGACGGCACGACCGCGACGGGTGTCATCTACGAGCGCGACGGGCAGACTGTCCGGGCGTCGGCAAAGCGAGAGGTCATCCTCAGCGCCGGCGCGCTGCAGACGCCCCAGCTGTTGCAGATCTCCGGAGTCGGCCCCGCTGGCCTTCTCCGCGAGCATGGCATCGACCTGGTGCATGACCTGCCGGGGGTAGGCGAGAACCTGATGGACCACGTGCAGGTCGGCCGGAAATACACGACCTCCAGCGAGTGGACGCTGAACCAGAAGGCCGGCAACATCATCAAGCAAGGCCTGACCGGCATCGGCTACTTCGCCGGCAAGCGCAACGGGCCGCTGACCATCGGCGCTTCCCTGGGCGGCGCGTACCTCAAGACCCAGCCGGGCGCCGAGGCACCGGACCTGCACCTGCACTTCCTGCCGTTCATGCCGGCCGAGGCGGGATGGGGCCTGGCGAAGTTCTCCGGCTTCCGCATTGGGATGTACCAGAACCGCCCGCTCAGCCGGGGCACCATGCACATCACCTCGGCGGATCCGAAGGTCAGCCCGGCATTCCTCTTCAACCATCTGTCAGAGGAGGAGGACGTGCGCACCATCATGGCCGGTATGAAGATCGCGACGCAGATCGTCGACGCGATGCCGTCCAACCTTGACATCAAGGAAATCGCCCCCGGCCCGGTGGGTGACACCGACGAGGGACTGCTCAACTACATCCGGACGACGGCGGATACCGGATTCCACTATTCCGGCACCGCCCGGATGGGCACGGACGCCATGGCCGTGGTGGATCCCGAACTCCGCGTCCGCGGGGTTAATGGGCTGCGCGTCATCGATGCCTCGGTCATGCCGACGATTGTCTCCGGCAACATCAACGCCGCCGTCATCATGATCGGCGAGAAGGGCGCGGACTTGGTGAAGGCCGGCTAA